In Patescibacteria group bacterium, the following are encoded in one genomic region:
- a CDS encoding alanine--tRNA ligase has translation MTAEKLREKYLEFFKQKGHSIIPSASLIPENDPTVLFTTAGMHPLVPYLMGEKHPQGTRLASCQKCIRTGDIDEVGDAWHLTFFEMLGNWSLDDYWKKEAIEMSWEFLTQELKLDKNRLAVSVFAGDEDAPFDSESFEIWKNLGIPEKRIARLPKKNNWWGPAGQTGPCGPDTEMFYWTGEGQIPDSFNDDNDNWVEIWNDVFMEYNKTLDGKYLKAEKRNIDTGMGLERTVAVLNNYDDAYHCPHIWPIVEEVEKLSNKKYNQDIVIQKSMRIIVDHLRSATFILGDQKGVEPSNVDQGYVLRRLVRRAIRYGHQIGIQGIFCFKVAERVIKLMSEIYPELKKNQDFIIEQLVREEEKFNQTLEKGIKEFEKMAQQKKISGHEAFILFSTYGFPFEMTQELANEQGFNIDSKDFNEEFKHHQNLSRQGAEKRFKGGLADHSEIATQYHTTTHLLHQALRQVLGEHVEQKGSNITAERLRFDFSHGDKMTPEQIQQVENIVNEQIKKGLPVKCEEMTVAEAKQQGAIGLFEQKYGDKVKVYSVGEFSQEICGGPHIKNTNELGEFKIIKEESSSAGIRRIKAILK, from the coding sequence CAGCTGAAAAATTACGTGAAAAGTATTTAGAATTTTTTAAGCAGAAGGGACACAGTATTATTCCTTCAGCTTCTTTAATTCCTGAAAACGATCCAACAGTTTTATTTACTACTGCTGGGATGCATCCGTTGGTGCCGTATTTAATGGGTGAAAAACATCCCCAAGGTACCCGTTTAGCCAGTTGCCAAAAATGTATTCGGACTGGCGACATTGATGAAGTTGGTGATGCTTGGCATTTAACTTTTTTTGAAATGTTGGGCAATTGGAGTTTAGATGACTATTGGAAAAAGGAAGCCATTGAAATGAGTTGGGAATTTTTAACCCAAGAACTAAAATTAGACAAAAATAGATTAGCCGTATCGGTTTTTGCTGGTGATGAAGATGCACCCTTTGATAGCGAGTCGTTTGAAATTTGGAAAAACTTAGGTATACCTGAAAAACGCATTGCTAGATTACCCAAAAAAAATAATTGGTGGGGGCCAGCTGGTCAGACCGGCCCATGTGGTCCAGACACAGAAATGTTTTATTGGACTGGTGAAGGTCAGATACCAGATAGTTTTAATGACGATAATGACAATTGGGTAGAAATTTGGAATGATGTTTTTATGGAATATAATAAGACGCTAGATGGAAAATATCTTAAAGCTGAAAAACGTAATATTGATACCGGCATGGGATTAGAAAGAACAGTGGCAGTGTTGAATAATTATGACGATGCTTATCATTGTCCGCATATTTGGCCAATTGTTGAAGAAGTAGAAAAATTAAGTAATAAAAAATATAATCAAGATATAGTGATTCAAAAATCAATGCGAATTATTGTTGATCATTTACGCTCAGCTACGTTTATTTTAGGCGACCAAAAGGGGGTTGAGCCATCCAATGTTGATCAGGGCTATGTTTTACGTAGATTGGTTCGACGAGCAATTCGTTATGGTCATCAAATAGGAATTCAAGGTATTTTTTGTTTTAAGGTAGCTGAAAGAGTAATAAAATTAATGTCTGAAATTTATCCTGAATTAAAAAAGAATCAAGATTTTATAATTGAACAATTAGTTAGAGAAGAAGAAAAATTTAATCAAACTCTAGAAAAGGGCATAAAAGAGTTTGAAAAAATGGCTCAGCAAAAAAAAATATCCGGTCATGAAGCCTTTATTCTATTTTCTACTTATGGTTTTCCTTTTGAAATGACACAAGAATTAGCCAACGAGCAAGGATTTAATATAGATTCAAAAGACTTTAATGAAGAGTTTAAACACCATCAAAATCTTTCTCGCCAGGGTGCAGAAAAACGTTTTAAGGGTGGCTTGGCTGATCATTCAGAAATAGCCACTCAATATCACACAACGACGCATTTATTGCATCAAGCTTTAAGACAAGTATTGGGTGAGCATGTTGAACAAAAGGGGAGTAATATCACAGCTGAACGTTTACGTTTTGATTTTTCACATGGAGATAAAATGACACCTGAACAAATTCAACAAGTTGAAAATATAGTTAATGAACAAATAAAAAAAGGTTTGCCAGTTAAGTGCGAAGAAATGACAGTTGCGGAAGCTAAACAACAAGGTGCGATTGGTTTGTTTGAACAAAAATATGGCGATAAAGTTAAGGTTTATTCGGTGGGAGAATTTAGTCAAGAAATTTGCGGTGGTCCGCATATTAAAAATACCAACGAATTGGGTGAGTTTAAAATAATTAAAGAAGAGTCTTCATCTGCCGGGATTAGGCGGATTAAGGCAATTCTAAAATAA
- the raiA gene encoding ribosome-associated translation inhibitor RaiA, whose translation MNIHYYTRKFDLDQETKNYIEEKLKLVKKHFEQVIDVHVDLSTNDAHKKDEIYRVEINVHVPKQILRAVERASNKWTAIDEVINKLLREVRKYKTKIDNRNRHRRYLRKIGEFFGR comes from the coding sequence ATGAACATCCACTATTACACTCGTAAATTTGACTTAGACCAAGAGACTAAAAATTATATCGAGGAAAAGTTAAAATTAGTCAAAAAACATTTTGAACAAGTCATTGACGTGCATGTCGATTTAAGCACTAATGATGCTCACAAAAAAGATGAAATTTATCGAGTGGAAATTAATGTACACGTGCCCAAACAAATTTTAAGAGCCGTTGAAAGAGCTAGTAATAAATGGACAGCGATTGATGAAGTGATTAATAAATTATTACGTGAAGTTAGAAAATATAAGACTAAAATAGATAATCGCAATCGCCATCGCCGTTATTTGCGTAAAATTGGAGAATTTTTCGGTAGATAA
- the secA gene encoding preprotein translocase subunit SecA: protein MSLLKKIFSDPNQKIVDKIKPLVDQINQLESQFEAFSNDELRNQTQKFKQQIKDGQALDDLLPEAFACVREAAKRNLKQRHYDAQLIGGIVLHRGQIAEMKTGEGKTLAATLPLYLNALTGKGCHLVTVNDYLAKRDAVWMGKVYHALGLNTACIVHEAAFVYDPNYQKPPDDLDDKKETAIQSFKVEDEFLRPVTRQEAYQADIVYGTNNEFGFDYLRDNMVQGLSEMVQRDLNYVIVDEIDSILIDEARTPLIISGAIEESTDRYYKFASLIKNLIPDVDYNVDEKMKSVTFTDDGQSKIVNFLGDDPWLQNDILTVHQLESALKAKALFNKEKEYIVKDGEVMIVDEFTGRLMPGRRYSQGLHQAIEAKEGVEIKRESVTLATITFQNFFRMYTKLAGMTGTAVTSAEEFDKVYNLEVVVIPTNQVVQRQDLTDKIYKNESGKFQAIVKEIKERSQKGQPILVGTVSIEKNEILGELLAREGIQHNILNAKNHQREGEIIAQAGQPGAVTIATNMAGRGVDIILGGNPPDEKLQQKVLEAGGLFVLGTERHEARRIDNQLRGRAGRQGDPGSSQFFVSMDDDLMRIFGSGRMKSVMNSLGVPDDMPVENRLIAKSIEKAQQRVEGSNFDIRKHLLEYDDVVNKHRETIYRKRREILRSQDVDSNYSRQEIIKMIQQEIDQIINLHLVNDHKSQHQLDEIYKVIATIFPLKNAEQINLTQIINQIADKVDSIQKIKIYLYQLAEKAYERLEQKVNDSKLMRRLEAGILLRSIDTLWIEHLEAIDYLKTGIGLRGYGQREPLVEFKKESFKLFNHLLDSIQNQVVYSIYKIGLADEIAPGVLDQASQSIQLEAPDKQGNNQFQSTTQTSGRSQNIKKDIKHKYGRKIGRNDECPCGSGKKYKKCCMQKDEAEGYIV from the coding sequence ATGTCATTGTTAAAAAAAATTTTTAGTGATCCAAATCAAAAAATTGTAGATAAAATAAAACCTTTGGTTGATCAAATTAATCAACTCGAATCTCAATTCGAGGCTTTTTCGAATGATGAACTTAGAAATCAAACTCAAAAATTCAAACAACAAATTAAAGATGGTCAGGCACTAGACGATCTTTTGCCGGAGGCTTTTGCTTGCGTTAGAGAGGCTGCCAAACGAAATTTAAAACAACGGCATTATGATGCGCAATTGATTGGTGGAATTGTTTTACATCGCGGACAGATTGCTGAAATGAAAACTGGTGAGGGTAAAACTTTAGCTGCGACTTTGCCTTTGTATTTAAACGCTTTGACCGGCAAGGGTTGTCATTTGGTGACAGTTAATGATTATTTAGCCAAACGTGATGCGGTGTGGATGGGTAAGGTTTATCATGCCCTAGGTTTAAACACCGCCTGTATTGTGCATGAAGCAGCTTTTGTTTATGATCCAAATTATCAAAAACCGCCAGACGATTTAGATGATAAAAAAGAAACAGCTATCCAGAGCTTTAAAGTTGAAGATGAATTTTTACGACCAGTCACTCGCCAAGAAGCTTACCAAGCTGATATTGTATATGGCACAAACAATGAATTTGGTTTTGATTATTTAAGGGATAATATGGTTCAAGGTTTATCAGAGATGGTTCAAAGAGATTTAAATTATGTAATCGTGGATGAAATTGATTCAATTTTAATTGATGAAGCGCGCACACCATTAATTATTTCTGGCGCAATCGAAGAATCAACTGATAGATATTATAAATTTGCTTCATTAATTAAAAACTTAATTCCTGATGTAGATTACAATGTAGATGAAAAAATGAAGTCAGTGACTTTTACTGATGATGGTCAATCAAAAATAGTTAATTTTTTGGGTGATGATCCGTGGTTACAAAATGACATCTTAACTGTTCATCAGCTAGAGTCAGCCTTAAAAGCCAAAGCTTTATTTAACAAAGAAAAAGAATATATTGTTAAAGATGGTGAGGTAATGATTGTGGATGAATTTACGGGACGTTTGATGCCGGGTCGACGTTATTCGCAAGGTTTACATCAAGCCATTGAAGCTAAAGAGGGTGTGGAGATTAAACGCGAAAGCGTAACTTTGGCGACAATTACTTTTCAGAATTTTTTTCGTATGTACACTAAATTAGCTGGCATGACGGGGACGGCGGTGACGAGTGCGGAAGAATTTGACAAAGTTTACAATTTAGAAGTGGTGGTTATTCCAACTAATCAAGTTGTTCAACGCCAGGATTTAACTGACAAGATTTATAAAAATGAATCTGGTAAATTTCAAGCGATTGTTAAAGAAATTAAAGAACGCAGTCAAAAAGGTCAACCAATTTTAGTCGGTACAGTTTCAATTGAAAAAAATGAAATTTTAGGGGAACTTTTAGCGCGCGAAGGTATTCAACACAACATTTTAAACGCCAAAAATCATCAACGTGAAGGTGAAATTATTGCTCAGGCTGGTCAGCCGGGAGCGGTGACAATTGCAACCAACATGGCTGGTCGGGGAGTGGATATTATTTTAGGTGGCAATCCGCCTGATGAAAAATTACAACAAAAGGTTTTAGAAGCTGGTGGCTTATTTGTTTTAGGCACTGAAAGACACGAGGCTCGGCGAATTGATAATCAATTACGTGGTCGAGCTGGTCGCCAGGGCGATCCCGGTTCTTCACAATTTTTTGTTTCAATGGATGATGATTTAATGCGAATTTTTGGTTCGGGACGGATGAAATCAGTTATGAATAGTTTGGGTGTACCAGATGATATGCCGGTAGAAAATAGGTTAATTGCCAAATCAATTGAAAAAGCTCAACAACGAGTTGAGGGTTCAAATTTTGATATTCGTAAACATTTATTAGAATATGATGACGTTGTTAATAAGCATCGCGAAACTATTTATCGTAAACGGCGGGAAATTTTACGATCTCAAGATGTAGATTCAAATTATAGTCGCCAAGAAATTATTAAAATGATTCAACAGGAAATAGATCAAATTATAAATTTACATCTAGTAAATGATCACAAGAGTCAACACCAGCTAGATGAAATTTATAAAGTTATAGCCACAATTTTTCCATTAAAAAATGCAGAACAGATTAATTTGACTCAAATCATTAATCAGATTGCAGACAAGGTTGATTCAATTCAAAAAATAAAAATTTATTTATATCAACTTGCCGAAAAAGCCTATGAACGTTTAGAGCAGAAAGTTAATGATTCTAAATTAATGCGACGGTTGGAGGCGGGCATTTTATTGCGTTCGATTGATACTTTATGGATTGAACACTTGGAAGCTATTGATTATTTAAAAACCGGTATTGGTTTGCGTGGTTATGGTCAGCGTGAGCCGTTGGTAGAGTTTAAAAAAGAATCTTTTAAATTATTTAATCATTTGTTGGATAGTATTCAAAATCAAGTCGTCTATAGTATTTATAAAATTGGTTTAGCGGATGAAATTGCGCCGGGTGTTTTAGATCAAGCTAGTCAGTCAATACAGTTAGAGGCACCAGATAAGCAAGGTAATAATCAATTTCAAAGTACTACTCAGACTTCAGGTCGATCACAAAATATTAAAAAAGATATCAAACATAAATATGGTCGTAAAATTGGGCGCAACGATGAATGTCCTTGCGGGTCTGGTAAAAAATATAAAAAGTGTTGCATGCAAAAAGATGAAGCAGAAGGGTATATTGTTTAA
- a CDS encoding L,D-transpeptidase family protein, with protein MKKILTILFLIILILTLPNLTRAEIVIQPELQFFNLAGQKIKSTILQQLDFKAGLDIATLDLGNDGIDELIVTQGLSGQPEVRIYRQDGSLINSWLAYAEHLKCGVNVATADLDKDGLKEIITAPGIGGGPHVRVFDGFGQPKVNAGFFVTDQDYKWGVELAGGDIDGDGRDEIITGFKQDNNFVIKIFNAWAQEVEQFIAFKNITDLGFNIGTVDLGGDGRDEILIGAGINQDPAVKIFQADGKLINSWLAYPRGFRGGVKVRGADLDRDGREEIITSAGFGGTPHIRILDGYGQPKINAGFWGADQSLKTGVKILPVQTKAGLELLSLPNQTIIQTDEIINKLIQVDISDQELTYFQTGLQIEQQPVSSGKISMPTPLGDFSILNKDLEKYSQAYNLYMPHWMQITWSGVGLHGLPFWKYSWGIVHEGVNHLGQRVSHGCVRLPLDAAGRLYEWANPGDKVRVVE; from the coding sequence ATGAAAAAGATTTTAACCATATTATTTTTAATAATTTTAATTCTAACTTTACCTAACTTAACTAGGGCTGAGATTGTAATTCAACCAGAATTGCAATTTTTTAATTTAGCTGGTCAAAAAATTAAATCAACTATTTTACAGCAACTAGATTTTAAAGCCGGTTTAGATATAGCCACTTTAGATTTGGGCAACGATGGAATTGATGAATTAATAGTCACTCAGGGTTTAAGCGGTCAGCCAGAGGTTAGAATTTACCGTCAGGATGGATCTTTGATTAATTCATGGTTGGCGTATGCCGAACACTTAAAATGCGGTGTTAACGTGGCGACGGCTGATTTAGACAAAGACGGTTTGAAAGAAATCATCACTGCTCCAGGCATCGGCGGGGGACCGCACGTTAGGGTTTTTGATGGTTTTGGACAGCCTAAAGTTAACGCTGGTTTTTTTGTTACAGATCAGGATTATAAATGGGGAGTAGAATTGGCGGGTGGTGATATAGATGGCGATGGACGTGATGAAATTATAACTGGTTTTAAACAAGATAATAATTTTGTTATTAAAATTTTTAATGCTTGGGCGCAAGAAGTAGAACAATTTATAGCTTTCAAAAATATTACAGACCTAGGTTTTAATATAGGCACGGTTGATTTAGGTGGTGATGGGCGAGATGAGATTTTAATTGGTGCTGGTATAAATCAAGATCCAGCGGTTAAAATTTTTCAAGCTGATGGCAAATTAATTAATTCTTGGTTAGCATATCCGCGAGGTTTTAGAGGGGGTGTTAAGGTTAGGGGAGCGGATTTGGACAGAGATGGGCGAGAGGAAATTATCACTAGCGCTGGTTTTGGAGGCACACCGCATATCAGAATTTTAGATGGTTATGGCCAACCTAAAATTAATGCTGGTTTTTGGGGTGCTGATCAAAGCTTAAAAACCGGAGTTAAAATTTTACCAGTTCAAACAAAAGCCGGTTTAGAATTATTATCATTGCCAAATCAAACAATTATTCAGACAGACGAGATTATTAATAAATTAATTCAAGTTGATATTTCAGATCAAGAATTAACATATTTTCAAACAGGTTTGCAGATTGAGCAACAACCAGTTTCGAGTGGCAAAATTAGTATGCCAACACCTTTGGGTGATTTTTCGATTTTAAATAAAGATTTAGAAAAATATTCTCAAGCTTACAATTTATACATGCCACATTGGATGCAAATTACTTGGTCGGGCGTGGGATTGCATGGTTTGCCATTTTGGAAATATTCTTGGGGGATTGTACACGAAGGGGTAAATCACCTTGGTCAGCGCGTATCGCATGGTTGTGTGCGCTTACCATTAGATGCAGCTGGGCGATTGTATGAATGGGCGAATCCAGGGGATAAGGTGAGGGTGGTGGAATAA
- a CDS encoding GIY-YIG nuclease family protein, whose translation MTSKKQNYVYILTNKGNTTLYTGVTDNLRERIIQHKTKINLQSFSSKYNLNKLVYYETYQDIREAIEREKQIKAGSRQNKLQFIKKYNPGWRDLSLEL comes from the coding sequence ATGACTTCTAAAAAACAAAATTACGTTTATATTTTAACTAACAAAGGTAATACGACTCTATATACAGGCGTCACAGATAATTTAAGAGAGCGTATTATTCAACATAAAACAAAAATTAATCTTCAAAGTTTTAGTTCAAAGTATAACCTTAATAAGTTGGTTTATTATGAAACATATCAAGACATCCGAGAAGCGATTGAACGTGAAAAACAAATTAAAGCAGGTTCAAGACAAAACAAACTCCAGTTTATTAAAAAATATAATCCAGGCTGGAGAGATTTGAGTCTTGAATTGTAG
- a CDS encoding lysophospholipid acyltransferase family protein: MDKYDRWYWLFQRLIRIILLPWRIKVEGDLPKEGAFVVIANHRSHADPVLIGVNLNRRMWFLAKKEIFSWPIIGWLVKNLDWALPVRKGATLSSLKKSLELLKQGKPVALFPEGGLREHLEDFQGGFIFLAKAGKVPIIPIAVLGAGAFLPKGKIFPRLTRIIIRVGEPIPYDERQSKEELKKLAMQKMAELLRDTSSQN, encoded by the coding sequence GTGGATAAGTATGATAGATGGTATTGGCTTTTCCAGCGATTGATTAGAATTATTTTATTGCCTTGGCGGATCAAAGTTGAAGGCGATTTGCCAAAAGAGGGAGCCTTTGTTGTGATTGCTAACCATCGTAGTCACGCCGATCCGGTTTTAATAGGTGTGAACTTAAATCGTCGGATGTGGTTTTTGGCTAAAAAAGAAATTTTTTCTTGGCCAATTATCGGTTGGCTGGTCAAAAATCTTGATTGGGCGTTGCCAGTTAGAAAAGGGGCAACATTGTCTTCGTTAAAAAAGTCTTTAGAGCTTTTAAAACAAGGCAAGCCAGTTGCTCTTTTCCCTGAAGGTGGCTTAAGGGAGCATCTTGAAGACTTTCAGGGCGGTTTCATTTTTCTGGCTAAAGCTGGAAAAGTGCCAATTATACCAATTGCCGTTTTGGGCGCTGGCGCTTTTTTGCCAAAAGGCAAAATTTTTCCCAGACTGACTCGCATAATCATAAGAGTTGGTGAACCGATTCCGTATGATGAAAGGCAAAGCAAAGAAGAGCTAAAAAAGCTAGCCATGCAAAAAATGGCAGAACTCTTAAGAGATACATCAAGCCAAAATTGA
- a CDS encoding class I SAM-dependent methyltransferase: MRKNIESYVDKDKNIFYENIGFWGWLLRFPLVFLINILPGFLSRIIFTIFSKRDSDTQIVLNNPTKYPALETMYTFKGSDRSIADCFWQKFLRNAMAIRNRLKLTKKEISLIIKQVYLHKRNINIVSLGSGSARAVIEALAEIDLNLDVRANFIDLSRDAINFSKELASEKGITSLNLQWHRSRAENVSKICNGFQPDIVEMVGLLDYYPFDEAVELIRAIYETLPDGGHLITCNISPNIERAFVTKALRWPMIYREPKEIRDILVSAGFSIDRVNILYEPLGVHGLAIAIK, encoded by the coding sequence ATGAGAAAAAACATTGAATCATATGTAGATAAAGATAAAAACATTTTTTACGAGAATATTGGTTTTTGGGGTTGGTTATTAAGATTTCCTTTGGTTTTTTTAATTAATATTTTACCTGGGTTTTTAAGTCGGATAATCTTTACTATTTTTAGTAAAAGAGATAGTGATACGCAAATTGTCTTAAATAACCCAACAAAATATCCAGCCCTAGAAACAATGTATACCTTTAAGGGTAGTGATAGAAGTATTGCTGATTGTTTCTGGCAAAAATTTTTAAGAAACGCCATGGCAATTAGAAATAGACTAAAACTAACCAAAAAAGAAATCAGTTTAATAATAAAGCAGGTTTATCTACATAAACGGAATATAAATATTGTTAGTTTGGGTAGCGGAAGTGCTCGTGCTGTTATAGAAGCTTTAGCAGAAATAGATTTAAATTTAGACGTTAGAGCCAATTTCATTGATCTTAGTAGAGATGCTATAAATTTTAGTAAGGAATTGGCTTCGGAAAAAGGAATCACAAGTTTAAATTTACAATGGCATAGATCGCGAGCCGAAAATGTTTCAAAAATTTGTAATGGGTTTCAGCCAGATATAGTTGAAATGGTTGGTCTTCTAGACTATTATCCTTTCGACGAAGCTGTTGAGTTAATTCGTGCAATTTATGAAACATTACCCGATGGTGGGCATTTAATAACCTGTAATATTTCTCCTAATATTGAAAGAGCTTTTGTAACAAAAGCTCTCAGATGGCCGATGATTTATCGTGAGCCTAAGGAAATAAGAGATATTCTTGTTTCTGCGGGTTTTTCCATTGATAGAGTTAACATCTTATATGAACCTCTTGGAGTGCACGGTTTAGCCATAGCAATAAAATGA
- a CDS encoding ATP-binding protein, whose product MNIYALMALLNALVSTILGIFVYSRKKKTLNKRFVYVCLVAAVWSYSYFIWQISTTEKLALFWSRALMMGAIFLPVVYLHFVSELIGETKKRKGVIIFGYILFSLFFLLNFTPLFVESVGPKLNFDFWPNAGIFYSPFLFFWFCYALYTIFLLFKGYKYNRGIKQIQIKYTLIGITVGYLGGLTNFFLWYDIPINPFGNWTTSFYLILAAYAIIRYRFMDIRVVIKKTTVYGLSIISAGGLGVLIMWLLNSFFGHQVNGLFLLLNTLAILVVMGVFIPLVSFFEKLANKYFFATLYNEQRKLEQVINELPKTFYLNDTVNLVFNTIYETLHVDKIVVLAKEPDEERFKILKESEECQKINCGQVINDPLRLLFKKLKKTLIFQEVKSLPIEDKERDMILDYTQKTGVILALPLMSKGEVFGAILLGEKASGDAYSVQDIRLLENLANQASITIENALLFRKTERFAEELQTKVKQATKELRVANKELRQLDEAKSEFLRIVSHQLRTPMTALRWYSKGLLEGQYGPVENEKQKETITDIYDGTVRQIKLIGSFLDVAHIEVGKLTLKKEKGRVEDLIKSVIKELMVFADKSGLFVKFNQPKVLTPEFEFDQEKIREVITNLIDNAIKYTPKGGITVDLSYNNKDEIINISVKDTGVGFSKKDKEKLFNKFSRLNTSQIYPWGSGLGLYVCKRLLEAQGGEIQADSPGEGKGSTFSFTLPVHQPESELKSMVSAGSSLRE is encoded by the coding sequence ATGAATATTTATGCCTTAATGGCTTTATTGAATGCTTTGGTTAGCACAATTCTCGGAATATTTGTATATAGTAGAAAGAAAAAGACTTTAAACAAAAGGTTTGTTTATGTTTGTTTGGTTGCTGCTGTTTGGAGTTATTCTTATTTTATATGGCAAATTTCTACCACTGAAAAATTGGCTCTTTTTTGGTCTAGGGCATTAATGATGGGTGCTATTTTTTTGCCGGTAGTTTACTTACATTTTGTTTCTGAATTAATAGGAGAAACAAAAAAAAGAAAAGGGGTGATTATTTTTGGCTATATACTTTTTTCTTTATTTTTTTTATTGAATTTTACGCCTCTTTTTGTAGAGAGTGTTGGTCCTAAATTAAATTTTGACTTTTGGCCAAATGCAGGCATTTTTTATTCACCATTTTTATTTTTTTGGTTTTGTTATGCTTTATATACAATTTTTTTATTATTTAAAGGATATAAATATAATAGAGGGATTAAGCAAATACAAATAAAGTATACACTGATTGGTATAACAGTTGGTTATTTGGGCGGACTTACAAATTTTTTCTTATGGTATGATATACCAATTAATCCTTTTGGAAATTGGACAACTTCTTTTTATCTTATATTAGCGGCATACGCCATCATCCGCTATCGTTTTATGGACATCCGCGTAGTCATCAAAAAAACTACAGTCTATGGTTTATCTATCATCTCAGCTGGTGGTTTGGGAGTCTTGATCATGTGGTTATTAAATAGTTTTTTTGGTCATCAGGTAAATGGTTTATTTCTACTTTTAAATACCCTAGCCATTTTAGTGGTTATGGGTGTTTTTATACCCTTAGTTTCATTTTTTGAAAAACTAGCCAATAAATATTTTTTTGCTACTTTATACAATGAGCAACGCAAGCTAGAACAAGTTATCAATGAACTACCTAAAACTTTTTATTTAAATGATACGGTCAATTTAGTTTTTAATACTATTTATGAAACATTGCATGTTGATAAAATCGTTGTTTTAGCTAAGGAACCGGATGAAGAAAGATTTAAAATTTTAAAAGAATCTGAAGAATGTCAGAAAATAAATTGTGGTCAGGTGATTAATGATCCCTTGCGTTTGTTATTTAAAAAACTTAAGAAAACTTTAATATTTCAAGAGGTTAAGTCCTTGCCGATAGAAGACAAAGAAAGGGATATGATTCTGGATTATACTCAAAAAACCGGCGTTATTTTGGCTTTACCCTTGATGAGTAAAGGAGAAGTTTTTGGGGCAATTTTATTGGGCGAAAAAGCTTCAGGTGATGCTTATTCAGTTCAAGATATTCGTTTGTTAGAAAATTTAGCTAATCAGGCTTCAATTACTATTGAAAATGCTTTGTTATTTAGAAAAACAGAAAGGTTTGCCGAAGAATTACAGACTAAAGTTAAACAGGCCACCAAAGAATTACGCGTGGCCAATAAAGAGCTAAGACAACTTGATGAAGCCAAGTCGGAATTCTTACGAATAGTGTCTCATCAGTTACGGACGCCGATGACCGCTTTGCGTTGGTATTCAAAAGGATTGTTAGAAGGTCAATATGGTCCAGTTGAAAATGAAAAACAAAAAGAAACTATCACAGACATTTATGATGGTACGGTGCGCCAAATTAAATTAATTGGCAGCTTTTTAGACGTGGCGCATATTGAAGTTGGTAAATTAACATTAAAAAAAGAAAAGGGTCGCGTGGAAGATCTTATCAAAAGCGTCATCAAAGAGTTGATGGTGTTTGCCGATAAGTCGGGGTTATTTGTTAAATTTAACCAACCTAAAGTTTTAACTCCAGAATTTGAATTTGATCAAGAAAAAATACGTGAAGTTATCACTAATTTAATTGACAATGCCATTAAATATACTCCCAAGGGTGGTATTACTGTGGATTTGAGTTATAATAATAAAGATGAGATTATTAATATTTCGGTTAAGGATACGGGCGTTGGGTTTAGTAAAAAAGATAAAGAAAAATTATTTAACAAATTTTCTAGATTAAACACTAGTCAGATTTATCCTTGGGGTTCGGGCTTAGGTTTGTATGTTTGTAAACGTTTATTAGAAGCCCAAGGTGGGGAGATTCAAGCTGATTCACCAGGCGAAGGCAAGGGTTCAACCTTTTCATTTACTTTGCCAGTCCATCAACCCGAAAGCGAATTAAAAAGTATGGTGTCGGCTGGGTCGAGTTTGAGAGAGTGA
- a CDS encoding response regulator, which produces MSKQISEQEILNARVLIIEDDVSLLKFYQQRFEADGFKNVDTAMYGEEGIEKIEQQKPDIILLDLILPKMNGFAVLEKIKERKETAQIPVLVTTNLAHDEDKQRAEILKADEYLIKSDYDPDQIVSKVKKYLAEYLGNK; this is translated from the coding sequence ATGTCTAAACAAATTTCCGAGCAAGAAATTTTAAATGCTCGCGTCTTAATTATCGAAGACGACGTTTCTTTGTTAAAATTTTATCAACAACGTTTTGAGGCTGATGGGTTTAAAAACGTTGACACAGCTATGTACGGTGAAGAAGGGATTGAAAAAATTGAGCAACAAAAACCAGATATTATTTTATTAGATTTAATTTTACCCAAGATGAATGGTTTTGCGGTTTTAGAAAAAATAAAAGAAAGAAAAGAAACTGCTCAGATCCCGGTTTTAGTTACCACAAATTTAGCTCACGACGAAGACAAGCAAAGAGCCGAAATTTTAAAAGCGGATGAATATTTAATTAAATCTGATTATGATCCAGATCAGATTGTCAGTAAGGTAAAAAAATATTTGGCGGAATATTTGGGGAATAAGTAG